The Triticum aestivum cultivar Chinese Spring chromosome 7B, IWGSC CS RefSeq v2.1, whole genome shotgun sequence genome window below encodes:
- the LOC123162598 gene encoding 3-ketoacyl-CoA synthase 4 gives MGLLSHLKSLVFLYHRAASTFLLRIVTTLTLAPGVLKRVAPWLPASLETMPQLSAIYPIHLLLAVVLPIVAATIYLALRRRTVYLVDYACFRPSSNLRIPKAAFLEHAHVSPLFDNSTVNFIATVLERSGMSDETHVPHAHHYIEPHCGLDEGRAEAELVVFSVMDDLFAKTCINHGTIGALITNCSTFSPVPSMADMIVNRYKLRGDLRVINLSGMACSASVTAVGLASNMLQVMPWGSHVLVVSTETIGPFYYAGNKRSMQLVNVLFRIGGAAKLLSTSKSKARFRLGHFTRTITAANNAAYRCVYQEEDDKGNLGIALSKDLMDVAGNALKENIMTTGPLVLPASELLKFLFFYVAKKVLRWWKIRPYIPNFCVAFEHFCIHVGGPAVITSVQRGLNLSDKHVEPSKMTLHRFGNQSTSSVWYELSYIEAKGRMKKGNRVWMIGFGAGYECNTVGWVCIQPSSRMDGPWASCIHRYPVDVSKSG, from the coding sequence ATGGGTTTGCTGTCTCATCTCAAGAGCCTCGTATTTCTATACCACCGCGCTGCCAGCACCTTCCTCCTGCGAATTGTCACCACGTTGACACTCGCACCTGGCGTCCTCAAGAGAGTTGCACCATGGCTACCTGCTTCACTTGAGACTATGCCCCAACTCAGTGCCATCTATCCCATCCATCTACTCCTTGCCGTCGTTCTACCGATCGTCGCGGCTACCATCTACCTTGCACTCCGCCGTAGAACTGTATACCTTGTTGACTATGCTTGCTTCCGGCCGAGCTCCAACTTAAGAATCCCAAAGGCAGCCTTCCTGGAGCATGCACATGTCTCGCCTTTGTTTGATAATTCTACTGTCAACTTCATAGCTACTGTTCTTGAGCGCTCGGGCATGAGCGATGAGACACATGTCCCGCATGCACATCACTATATAGAGCCACATTGTGGGCTTGACGAAGGACGTGCCGAAGCAGAGTTGGTGGTCTTCTCTGTGATGGATGACCTTTTCGCCAAGACGTGCATCAACCACGGCACAATTGGTGCTCTTATCACCAACTGTAGTACATTTAGTCCGGTACCATCTATGGCTGACATGATTGTAAACAGGTACAAGTTACGAGGTGATCTCCGTGTCATTAACCTCTCTGGGATGGCGTGTTCTGCATCAGTGACCGCAGTGGGGCTCGCAAGCAACATGTTGCAAGTGATGCCTTGGGGGTCACATGTGTTGGTGGTGTCGACGGAGACCATTGGGCCATTCTACTATGCGGGGAATAAGCGTTCTATGCAGTTGGTTAACGTCTTGTTCCGCATAGGCGGTGCTGCCAAATTGTTATCGACTTCTAAGTCAAAGGCCCGGTTTCGTCTTGGACATTTCACGCGGACGATCACTGCGGCAAACAACGCTGCTTACCGATGTGTTTATCaagaggaagatgacaagggcaaccTAGGGATTGCTCTCTCTAAAGACCTTATGGATGTCGCTGGGAACGCACTCAAGGAAAATATCATGACAACCGGGCCTCTTGTCCTACCCGCATCAGAGCTTCTCAAGTTTTTGTTCTTCTATGTGGCGAAAAAGGTGCTCCGTTGGTGGAAGATTAGACCATACATCCCCAACTTTTGTGTTGCATTTGAGCATTTCTGCATCCATGTTGGCGGACCGGCGGTTATCACCTCGGTACAACGTGGTCTTAATCTATCAGACAAGCATGTTGAGCCATCGAAGATGACGCTGCATCGATTTGGAAACCAATCGACATCATCGGTGTGGTATGAGTTATCATACATCGAGGCCAAAGGCCGGATGAAGAAAGGCAATAGGGTGTGGATGATCGGATTCGGTGCAGGGTACGAGTGCAACACCGTTGGTTGGGTGTGTATACAACCATCTTCACGTATGGATGGACCCTGGGCTAGCTGCATCCATCGTTACCCAGTGGATGTCTCCAAGAGTGGCTAA
- the LOC123155801 gene encoding profilin-1, with product MSWQTYVDDHLCCEIDGQHLTSAAILGHDGSVWAQSPNFPQFKPEEIAGIIKDFDEPGHLAPTGLFLGGTKYMVIQGEPGVVIRGKKGTGGITIKKTGMALILGIYDEPMTPGQCNLVVERLGDYLVEQGF from the exons atgtcgTGGCAGACGTACGTCGACGACCACCTGTGCTGCGAGATCGACGGCCAGCACCTCACCTCCGCCGCCATCCTCGGCCACGACGGCAGCGTCTGGGCGCAGTCCCCCAACTTCCCCCAG TTCAAGCCTGAGGAGATTGCTGGCATCATTAAAGACTTTGACGAACCTGGACACCTTGCACCAACTGGTCTTTTCCTTGGAGGCACAAAGTACATGGTCATCCAAGGTGAACCTGGGGTTGTCATCCGAGGAAAGAAG GGCACCGGTGGCATCACTATCAAGAAGACGGGCATGGCCCTGATTCTCGGTATCTACGATGAGCCCATGACTCCTGGCCAGTGCAATTTGGTCGTGGAGAGGCTTGGCGACTACCTGGTCGAGCAGGGTTTCTAA
- the LOC123162270 gene encoding phosphatidylglycerophosphate phosphatase PTPMT2: protein MAGAESAGLRRGAGARRKAKEAAVGAAARALFYPTLLYNVVRSKVQAEFRWWDEVDQFILLGAVPFRRDVTRLQKLGVHGVVTLNEPFETLVPSSVYKSRGIDHLVIPTRDYMFAPSLVDISQAVDFIHRNASRGRMTYIHCKAGRGRSTTIVLCYLVKYKNMTPTTAFEHVRSKRARVLLTRSQRKVVQEFSTKVAGTAAATSSSPSGDAVPQTEDGSGLPGVIREDASSPSHKATPSGPMMKKMLACLLPSPMRSGGDSPSHADLRAP from the exons ATGGCTGGGGCGGAATCGGCCGGCCTGCGGCGCGGGGCGGGGGCGCGGAGGAAGGCGAAGGAGGCAGCGGTGGGCGCCGCCGCGAGGGCGCTCTTCTACCCGACGCTGCTCTACAACGTGGTGAGGAGCAAGGTCCAGGCCGAGTTCCGGTGGTGGGACGAGGTCGATCAG TTCATTTTGCTTGGAGCTGTTCCATTCCGTAGGGATGTTACACGCTTGCAGAAGCTTGGAGTACATGGCGTTGTAACCCTGAATGAACCATTTGAGACTTTAGTACCATCATCAGTATATAAG TCGCGTGGGATTGATCACCTTGTTATTCCTACAAGAGATTACATGTTTGCTCCATCACTTGTGGATATTAGTCAAGCTGTTGATTTCATTCATA GAAACGCATCTCGTGGGAGGATGACATATATTCACTGCAAAGCTGGAAGGGGACGGAGTACAACGATTGTCTTGTGCTATCTG GTGAAGTACAAGAATATGACACCTACCACAGCATTTGAGCATGTGAGATCTAAAAGGGCTAGAGTGCTGCTGACCCGTTCCCAGAGGAAG GTGGTTCAAGAATTCAGTACGAAGGTGGCTGgaacagcagcagcaacatcatCATCTCCATCAGGGGATGCGGTACCGCAAACTGAAGATGGCTCTGGTTTGCCAGGCGTTATCAGGGAGGATGCCAGCTCGCCTTCTCACAAGGCCACCCCATCAGGGCCAATGATGAAGAAGATGCTGGCATGCCTGCTTCCTTCCCCGATGCGATCTGGCGGCGACTCGCCGTCGCATGCCGACCTGCGGGCACCCTAG